GGTAAGTTTTACTTTCTATCCGCAAGATATTCCTGTAATCCCCGGTTGCGTAACTTACATGCGGGGCAGTGTCCGCACCCCCCGGCTTTAATTCCGTTGTAGCAAGTAAGTGTTTCATTTTTTACGATATCAAAGACCCCTAGATCGTCGGCAAGTGCCCATACTTTTGCTTTATCCCGGTGCATCAGTGGGGTGTGGATGACAAAATGCTTATCCATAGCAAGGTTTATCGTTGCGTTTAACGAATGGATAAACGTGTCCCTGCAATCGGGGTATCCGCTGTAATCAGCCTCGGAAACGCCTGTTACCAGATGCTTGATGTTTTTTGCATAAGCGACAGCTGCCGCAAATGTGATAAATAACATGTTTCGTCCCGGCACAAACGTATTGGGATATGAACCGGCAGGTTGTTCTTCATCCATAACAATGGACGCGTCTGTTAACGAATTGGGCGATAGGTGGGAGATAACGGAAGCATCGAGCAGCTGAAACGACACACCGGCTATTTCGGCAATGTTCCGGGCAACCTCTACTTCCAGCGAATGCCGTTGTCCGTAGGAAAAGCACAACGCTTCAACGTTTCTAAAAGTTTGTTTTGCCCAAAACAGGCAGGTGGTAGAATCTTGTCCTCCTGAAAAAAGGACAAGTGCATCTTCATTTTTGTAATCTGTCATTTTTAGTAGGGTTTCTTTTCATTCTTACATCAAAACCGGCGCCTCTCCCTTTTCAAATTTAACGGCCGGAGAATTGGAAATGTCTTTTTTGAAGGATTGTATGGCGTCATCATTCATTTCCGTCAACTGAACAACCACCCTGTTCTCAAAAACGTCGGCACCGGCACCGGCAAAACGGGTTAGAAAGGGATGGTCGGCCGGGACGGACGAATTGCTGAGGAACTGGTCGATACGATCCATCACCTGCATCATTTCACGGTAAGAATAGGTACAGGGTTCAGTCAGAAAATCATCAGTTCCAAGAATCGAGGCTAATACCGGACGGTACTGTTCCGGATTCCCCACCACACAGATCACAAATTTTCCATCGTTGTCGATAAAAGAGCCACCGTAGTATGGAGGGTAGTCGGTTGCTGCCGGTTCCTCCATTTCCCAGTTGGGGCTGAAGGACGACATTAATT
This portion of the Petrimonas sulfuriphila genome encodes:
- the queC gene encoding 7-cyano-7-deazaguanine synthase QueC, which translates into the protein MTDYKNEDALVLFSGGQDSTTCLFWAKQTFRNVEALCFSYGQRHSLEVEVARNIAEIAGVSFQLLDASVISHLSPNSLTDASIVMDEEQPAGSYPNTFVPGRNMLFITFAAAVAYAKNIKHLVTGVSEADYSGYPDCRDTFIHSLNATINLAMDKHFVIHTPLMHRDKAKVWALADDLGVFDIVKNETLTCYNGIKAGGCGHCPACKLRNRGLQEYLADRK